In Callospermophilus lateralis isolate mCalLat2 chromosome 18, mCalLat2.hap1, whole genome shotgun sequence, one DNA window encodes the following:
- the LOC143383169 gene encoding cytochrome P450 2G1, with translation MDLGGAFTIFLALCLSCLLILIAWKRINKRGKLPPGPTPIPFLGNLLQISPNAPFQCLMKLRKKYGPMFTVYLGPRPVVILCGHELVKEALVDRADEFSGRGEMATLDLNFQGHGVAMANGERWKILRRFSLTILRDFGMGKRSIEERIQEEAGYLLEEFRKTKGAPIDPTFFLSRTVSNVISSVVFGSRFDYEDKEFLNLLRMINESFIEMSTPWAQLYEMYSGIMQYLPGRHKHLYYMIEDLKDFVASRVKINEASLDPHHPRDFIDCFLIKMHQEKNDPHTEFNLKNLVLTTLNLFFAGTETVSSTLRYGFLLLMKHPEVEDKIHKEINQVIGPHRTPRVEDRVKMPYTDAVIHEIQRLTDIVPMGVPHNVIQDTHFRGYFLPKGTDVFPVIGSVLKDPKYFRYPDAFYPEHFLDEQGRFKKNEAFVPFSSGKRICLGEALARMELFLYFTSILQNFSLRSLVPVADIDITPRMSGFGNIPPTYKLCLVAH, from the exons ATGGATCTGGGAGGGGCCTTCACCATTTTTCTGGCACTCTGCTTGTCTTGCCTGCTCATCCTCATTGCTTGGAAACGAATCAACAAGAGGGGAAAGCTCCCCCCAGGTCCCACACCGATTCCTTTCCTGGGGAACCTGCTCCAAATCAGCCCTAATGCCCCTTTTCAGTGTCTCATGAAG CTCCGGAAGAAGTATGGCCCCATGTTCACTGTGTACCTGGGCCCGCGGCCAGTAGTTATTTTGTGTGGACATGAACTGGTGAAGGAGGCTCTGGTAGACCGAGCAGATGAGTTCAGTGGCCGTGGAGAAATGGCTACATTAGACCTAAACTTCCAAGGTCATG GTGTTGCTATGGCCAATGGAGAACGATGGAAGATTCTCCGACGTTTTTCTCTGACCATCCTGCGGGACTTTGGGATGGGAAAGCGGAGCATTGAGGAGCGGATCCAGGAGGAGGCTGGCTACCTGCTGGAGGAATTCCGGAAGACCAAGG GTGCCCCCATTGATCCCACCTTCTTCCTAAGCCGTACTGTTTCCAATGTCATCAGTTCGGTTGTCTTTGGAAGCCGCTTTGACTATGAGGACAAGGAATTCCTAAACCTGCTGCGGATGATCAATGAGAGCTTCATAGAGATGAGCACCCcctgggcacag CTCTATGAGATGTACTCAGGAATCATGCAATATTTGCCAGGAAGACATAAACACCTCTACTATATGATAGAGGACCTTAAGGACTTTGTTGCATCCAGAGTCAAGATCAATGAGGCATCCCTTGACCCCCACCATCCCCGAGACTTCATCGACTGCTTCCTCATCAAGATGCACCAG gaaaaaaatgatccCCACACAGAATTCAACCTCAAGAATTTGGTTCTTACCACACTCAACCTCTTCTTTGCGGGCACAGAAACAGTGAGCTCCACCCTACGCTATGGATTTTTGCTGCTAATGAAGCATCCTGAAGTGGAAG ACAAGATCCATAAAGAGATTAACCAGGTGATTGGCCCACACCGGACGCCACGTGTGGAAGACAGGGTCAAGATGCCTTACACAGATGCCGTCATCCACGAGATCCAAAGACTGACAGACATTGTGCCCATGGGTGTCCCCCACAATGTCATCCAGGACACTCATTTCCGAGGCTACTTTCTGCCCAAG GGCACAGATGTCTTTCCTGTGATTGGCTCAGTCCTCAAAGACCCCAAATACTTCCGCTACCCAGATGCCTTCTATCCTGAACACTTCCTGGATGAACAGGGACGCTTCAAGAAGAACGAGGCCTTCGTGCCTTTCTCCTCTG GAAAACGCATCTGCCTGGGGGAGGCCCTGGCCCGCATGGAACTCTTCCTCTACTTCACCTCCATCCTTCAGAACTTCTCTTTACGTTCACTGGTCCCCGTGGCAGACATTGACATCACTCCCAGGATGTCAGGCTTTGGCAACATCCCCCCAACTTACAAGCTCTGCCTTGTGGCCCACTGA